In a single window of the Deltaproteobacteria bacterium genome:
- the raiA gene encoding ribosome-associated translation inhibitor RaiA: MHTTVTFRHIESSDAIRRYAVQKSERVVKYLTEPIEVHWVLSVEKFRHIAAITITANGIAIKGEEQTEDMYAAIDLVMSKVEKQMRKYKEKLKGHKTLSAATSGKLKTSKSESAESQPKIIIENRSSVKPMTLDEAVEQIVTMSNKFVVFADTHTDNINVLYKRKDGDYGLIETASR, from the coding sequence ATGCACACAACAGTAACATTCAGACACATAGAATCATCAGATGCGATCAGACGATATGCTGTTCAGAAATCAGAAAGGGTTGTAAAATATTTAACAGAGCCAATAGAGGTTCACTGGGTATTATCTGTTGAAAAATTCAGACATATCGCAGCCATTACAATCACTGCCAACGGCATCGCAATCAAGGGAGAAGAGCAAACTGAAGATATGTATGCTGCAATTGACCTTGTCATGAGTAAGGTTGAAAAACAGATGAGAAAATATAAGGAGAAACTTAAAGGACACAAGACATTGTCTGCTGCAACTTCAGGAAAATTAAAAACAAGTAAGAGCGAATCTGCAGAATCCCAACCAAAGATAATAATAGAAAACAGGTCTTCTGTAAAACCGATGACACTGGATGAGGCTGTAGAGCAGATAGTCACCATGAGTAACAAGTTTGTTGTATTTGCAGATACACACACAGATAATATTAATGTGCTTTATAAGCGAAAAGATGGGGATTATGGT